A single window of Achromobacter xylosoxidans DNA harbors:
- a CDS encoding SAM-dependent methyltransferase: protein MQAALSSVPFARRWAALGSALALAFSISLLAEARAASATAEPPAKTDAYVPDVGQDGKDVIWVPTPQALVDKMLDMARVTPRDRLMDLGSGDGRTVITAAQRGLRAKGIEYNPDLVTLSRSNAAKAGVADRATFEVADLFETDLSQADVITMFLLSTINEKLRPRLLELAPGTRIVSNTFRMGDWEPDASETVTEACQTYCNALLWIVPAKVGGQWDLDGRRLLLEQRYQMLTGKLGGSEITDARMDGRRISFSVDGVRYTGEVDGNAISGNAAGKGQWSARRI, encoded by the coding sequence ATGCAAGCTGCCCTATCGTCCGTTCCGTTCGCCCGCCGCTGGGCCGCCCTGGGGTCGGCGCTGGCCCTGGCCTTCTCCATTTCGCTGCTGGCCGAGGCGCGCGCCGCCAGCGCAACCGCGGAGCCCCCCGCCAAGACCGACGCCTACGTGCCCGACGTGGGCCAGGACGGCAAGGACGTCATCTGGGTGCCGACCCCGCAGGCCCTGGTCGACAAGATGCTCGACATGGCCCGGGTCACGCCGCGGGACCGGTTGATGGACCTGGGCTCGGGCGATGGCCGCACCGTCATCACCGCCGCCCAACGCGGCCTGCGGGCCAAGGGCATCGAATACAACCCCGACCTGGTGACCCTGTCGCGCAGCAACGCGGCCAAGGCGGGCGTGGCCGACCGCGCCACCTTCGAGGTGGCGGACCTGTTCGAGACCGACCTGTCGCAGGCGGACGTGATCACCATGTTCCTGCTGTCGACCATCAATGAAAAACTGCGGCCGCGGCTGCTGGAACTGGCGCCCGGCACCCGCATCGTGTCCAACACCTTCCGCATGGGCGATTGGGAGCCGGACGCCTCCGAAACGGTTACCGAGGCCTGCCAGACCTACTGCAACGCGCTGCTGTGGATCGTGCCGGCCAAGGTCGGCGGCCAGTGGGACCTGGACGGCCGCCGGTTGCTGCTGGAGCAGCGCTACCAGATGCTGACGGGCAAACTGGGCGGCAGCGAGATCACGGATGCGCGCATGGACGGGCGCAGGATATCGTTCTCCGTCGATGGCGTGCGCTACACCGGCGAAGTGGACGGCAACGCCATCAGCGGCAACGCCGCGGGCAAGGGGCAATGGTCGGCGCGGCGGATCTAG
- a CDS encoding APC family permease gives MDATVVLVGVVIGIGIFGFPPLVAQHAASEAMYLAYWCAGGLVMLVGALCYAELGAAYPGAGGEYLYLSRAWGPRVGLLFAWARCTVIQTGAIAVVAFIYGDYAQQLLPLGEHGATTHAALSVIGLTALNVAGTRHSKRLQWLFTILTLAALAAVLTAALFTSTPLAPAPTALEGNVAGLMGMGIVFVLLTYGGWNEAAYLSGELRNPGRNMARVLLIGTAVVTGAYLLTNLALLELFGLQGLRDTPALGAAVMQLAAGPYAAALLSLVICATALSTINGTIITGARVYYALGRDLPRLRALAGWSARNEAPVSALLAQGAITLALLGVGAFSHNGVQAMVAYTAPVFWLFMLLVAASVWRLRQLDPARPRPFRVPLYPLTPALLALACAGLVYSSAVYAGAGALIGLAVLAVGVPVLRLLKPAGASPAEPPG, from the coding sequence ATGGACGCCACGGTGGTGCTGGTCGGCGTGGTGATCGGCATCGGCATCTTCGGCTTTCCGCCCCTGGTGGCGCAGCACGCGGCGTCCGAGGCGATGTACCTGGCGTACTGGTGCGCCGGCGGCCTGGTGATGCTGGTGGGCGCGCTGTGCTACGCCGAGCTGGGCGCGGCCTATCCCGGTGCCGGCGGCGAATACCTTTATCTGTCGCGCGCCTGGGGGCCGCGCGTGGGCCTGCTGTTCGCCTGGGCCCGCTGCACCGTGATCCAGACCGGCGCGATCGCGGTGGTGGCCTTCATCTACGGGGACTATGCGCAGCAACTGCTGCCGCTGGGCGAACACGGCGCCACCACGCACGCGGCGCTGTCGGTGATCGGCCTGACCGCGCTGAACGTGGCCGGCACGCGCCACTCGAAGCGGCTGCAATGGCTGTTCACGATCCTGACATTGGCGGCGCTGGCGGCGGTGCTGACCGCCGCCCTGTTCACCTCGACGCCGCTGGCGCCGGCGCCAACGGCGCTGGAAGGCAATGTGGCCGGCCTGATGGGCATGGGCATTGTGTTCGTGTTGCTGACCTACGGCGGCTGGAACGAGGCCGCCTATCTCAGCGGCGAACTGCGCAACCCCGGACGCAACATGGCGCGGGTGCTGCTGATCGGCACCGCGGTGGTCACCGGCGCCTACCTGCTGACCAACCTGGCGCTGCTGGAACTGTTCGGGCTGCAGGGCCTGCGCGACACGCCGGCGCTGGGCGCGGCCGTGATGCAGCTGGCGGCCGGCCCCTACGCCGCCGCCCTGCTCAGCCTGGTGATCTGCGCCACCGCGCTGAGCACCATCAACGGCACCATCATCACCGGCGCGCGCGTCTACTACGCGCTGGGGCGCGACCTGCCGCGCCTGCGGGCACTGGCCGGGTGGAGCGCGCGCAACGAGGCGCCGGTCAGCGCCTTGCTGGCCCAGGGCGCGATCACGCTGGCCTTGCTGGGGGTGGGCGCCTTCAGCCACAACGGCGTGCAGGCCATGGTCGCCTACACCGCGCCGGTGTTCTGGCTGTTCATGCTGCTGGTGGCGGCCTCCGTGTGGCGCCTGCGCCAGCTCGATCCGGCGCGTCCGCGGCCGTTCCGGGTGCCGCTGTATCCCCTGACCCCGGCGTTGCTGGCGCTGGCCTGCGCCGGGCTGGTCTATTCCAGCGCCGTCTATGCCGGCGCCGGCGCCCTGATCGGGCTGGCGGTGCTGGCGGTCGGCGTCCCGGTGCTGCGCCTGCTCAAGCCCGCCGGGGCGTCGCCGGCCGAGCCGCCAGGTTGA